A stretch of DNA from Brachyhypopomus gauderio isolate BG-103 chromosome 7, BGAUD_0.2, whole genome shotgun sequence:
tataaagggCGCTTCCAATACGAATGATCGCATGTGTTTTTATGAATTAATTATAAGAGCAAACTGAGTAATAACATGGTTGTGGGTACAGACCACGTATTACAATTTAAGGAGTTTTAATGGGAGTTGAACTGGGACAACGTTGAAGTTGTCTTTTAAATGTTCAACCTCGGCTTTTGATCTATTACCCATATAATTCTGCATTAAATTATGCACATTAACAAAAGCAGCGCTGGTCACGCGCTAAGATTCTGAATCAGAGTAAATTAAATCATGTTATGACTGTCAGTCAGTTCGTTTACAGTCGCGTCACATCATGCTTTTGTATGGTGAGCAGGTCCAGAAATTGATCCGTTCTGGTACGTGGGACGCGGTGTGCGACCAATCGGGCGGTTCGGCAAGCGGCAAAGCGGACGGGTTCTGCAGCCGGTGGTGAAGTCCCTGGAGCTGCTCCTGAGCACCCTGAGGAATAAGGAGAGCATAGGAGACGCACTGACCCGCCCGGACTCGGACTGGCTACCCTGACATCTCCTTCTGTGCACTAATTCACTTTTCATTTACATGTCTAGAAGAATATAACTTTTTCTCGGCCTCTTGGTTCTGATGTCATGAATATTTATAACTTGAACTGCGTGTTATCTGTGCACGTGACTAACGTGATCTATGATACCTAAATAAACGGGTAAACACATGCACGCTCATTTTTGGTGGTAGCAGCATCATCTGTGTTGCAAATGCATCACGCGTGCTGCAACACGGCTGTAAAAGCACGGTCTGTCGAAGTCAACACCAGCAACCTTAAGTTCGTAGGTATGCACACTTTATTCATATACAGGATGCGTTCTCAATCAGAACAATTATGGCACATGGACGTCAGTCCGAACACATTCCCCGTCAACACGTCACGTTCTAACGCGTCACAAAACGTTCGAGAATAAAGGCGCGAGGGGGCGTGCACCGTGTCGTTCTGTTCCGACTCCctcctctttaaaaaaaaaaaagacaatttGAGCTGTTACCATCACAAACCC
This window harbors:
- the prlh2 gene encoding prolactin releasing hormone 2, coding for MLPEALAVPVRQCLFRSRWGTIAIMVLLILSTTATCARCTTVEHDLHIVHNVDNRSPEIDPFWYVGRGVRPIGRFGKRQSGRVLQPVVKSLELLLSTLRNKESIGDALTRPDSDWLP